Genomic window (Bradyrhizobium sp. 186):
TCGTCACGGTGGACCGGCGCGAGGTCGATCTCTGCAACCAGGCCGCCGTCTTCGACTGGTTCGCGAAGATGCGGCCGCAAGTCGTCTTCCTCGCTGCCGCCAAGGTCGGTGGCATCGTCGCCAACAACACGCTGCGCGCAGAGTTCATCTACCAGAATATCGCGATCGCGGCGAATGTGATCCACACCGCGCATCAGAGCGGCGCCGAAAAGCTGATGTTTCTGGGCTCGTCCTGCATCTATCCGAAGCTGGCGGCGCAGCCCTTGCGCGAGGACTCCGTGCTGACCGGCCCGCTGGAGCCGACCAACGAGCCCTATGCGATTGCCAAGATCGCCGGCATCAAGATGGCGGAGGCCTATCGCAGCCAGTACGGGTGCGACTTCATCAGCGTCATGCCCACCAATCTCTACGGCCCCGGCGACAATTATCATCCCGAATTGAGCCATGTGGTCGCCGCCCTGATCCGTCGCTTCCATGAGGCCAAGGTCGCAGGTGCGAGCAGCGTCGCGGTCTGGGGTACCGGCACTCCGCGGCGCGAGTTCCTCTATGTCGATGATATGGCGGATGCCTGCGTGCACCTGATGAAGACCTATTCGAGCACGGAGCTGATCAATATCGGCACCGGCGAGGACATCACCATCGCCGAGTTCGCGCGGGTCGTGGCAGAGGTCGTCGGTTACGGCGGCGAGATCACCTTCGACACGTCGCGTCCCGATGGAACACCGCGCAAGCTGCTCGACGTCAGCCGTCTCGCCAAGCTCGGCTGGCGCGCGCAGACTTCGCTCGAGGACGGAATCCGGCGAGCCTACGAAGCCTATTTGTCCAATGAATCCTTGTCGGCTGTTGCTGCTCAAGAGTCCCATTGAAAGGTGGCGCA
Coding sequences:
- a CDS encoding GDP-L-fucose synthase yields the protein MANAPFELTGKTVYVAGHRGMVGSALVRRLAREDVKLVTVDRREVDLCNQAAVFDWFAKMRPQVVFLAAAKVGGIVANNTLRAEFIYQNIAIAANVIHTAHQSGAEKLMFLGSSCIYPKLAAQPLREDSVLTGPLEPTNEPYAIAKIAGIKMAEAYRSQYGCDFISVMPTNLYGPGDNYHPELSHVVAALIRRFHEAKVAGASSVAVWGTGTPRREFLYVDDMADACVHLMKTYSSTELINIGTGEDITIAEFARVVAEVVGYGGEITFDTSRPDGTPRKLLDVSRLAKLGWRAQTSLEDGIRRAYEAYLSNESLSAVAAQESH